Proteins from one Pontibacter korlensis genomic window:
- the polX gene encoding DNA polymerase/3'-5' exonuclease PolX: MENKKIIKQFKLAAELMELHDENPFKIRSYTNAVGALELVEDPLEGMSQAQLEEIQGVGKGIAAKIVEINEKGSFAELDQMLQVTPPGVVEMLRIKGIGPKKVRNLWKELRAETVEELLEACEQDRVSKLKGFGAKTQENIKQALLFTQQNRGKLLYAEGELMAEQLLQSIKAALPEAQVELVGDMRRRMEIVTSLQFILATDAPVQAQQTFQSITELDEDVKASGPFAWRGSHSESGTPVEVKLVPVARFANEVLLHSAAPEHLAQPFTSTTNLLTVVREQDYASEADIYKSAGMAYIEPELREGTNELELALQNKLPQLLELSDLKGILHNHSTYSDGAHTLEQMATYCRDMGYQYLGISDHSKTASYAGGLREGDVLRQQREIDELNKKLAPFKIFKGIESDILGDGSLDYDRDILQTFDFIVASIHSSLNMDEKKATARLITAIENPYTTMLGHPTGRLLLRREGYPINHKMVIDACAANNVIIEINSNPWRLDLDWRYVQYALEKGVMLSINPDAHHTNGYDDMKYGVLVGRKGGLTKDMTFNAKPVEEVEKYFKERKEKVK, encoded by the coding sequence TTGGAAAACAAGAAGATCATAAAACAGTTTAAGCTGGCGGCGGAGCTCATGGAGCTACACGACGAAAACCCGTTCAAGATCCGCTCTTACACCAATGCGGTGGGAGCACTCGAACTGGTAGAGGACCCGCTGGAAGGCATGTCGCAAGCGCAGCTGGAGGAAATTCAGGGCGTGGGCAAAGGCATTGCCGCTAAGATTGTAGAAATAAACGAGAAAGGCTCTTTTGCTGAGCTGGACCAGATGCTGCAGGTAACACCTCCGGGAGTGGTGGAAATGCTGCGGATAAAAGGCATTGGCCCTAAAAAAGTACGTAACCTCTGGAAGGAGCTGAGAGCTGAGACTGTGGAGGAGCTACTGGAGGCATGTGAGCAGGACAGGGTAAGCAAGCTAAAAGGCTTTGGTGCCAAAACACAGGAGAACATAAAGCAAGCGCTACTCTTTACACAGCAAAACCGCGGTAAGCTGTTGTATGCGGAGGGTGAACTGATGGCTGAACAGCTGTTGCAAAGTATAAAAGCAGCCTTGCCAGAGGCGCAGGTAGAGTTGGTGGGCGATATGCGCCGCCGCATGGAAATCGTGACATCCCTGCAGTTTATACTTGCAACTGATGCGCCGGTGCAGGCACAGCAGACTTTCCAAAGTATAACTGAGCTAGACGAAGACGTAAAAGCCTCTGGGCCTTTTGCATGGCGCGGCTCCCACTCCGAAAGCGGTACGCCCGTTGAGGTAAAGCTGGTGCCTGTAGCACGTTTTGCTAATGAGGTGCTGCTACACTCTGCTGCCCCGGAACACCTGGCGCAGCCCTTTACAAGCACCACTAACCTGCTGACTGTAGTACGCGAGCAGGACTATGCATCTGAGGCTGATATTTATAAATCGGCAGGCATGGCCTACATTGAGCCGGAACTGCGTGAGGGCACGAATGAGTTGGAGCTTGCACTTCAAAACAAGCTGCCACAGCTGCTGGAGCTCTCTGATCTAAAAGGTATCCTGCACAACCACAGTACCTACTCCGACGGTGCCCATACCTTGGAGCAGATGGCTACCTACTGCCGTGACATGGGGTATCAATACTTAGGCATATCCGACCACAGTAAAACAGCCTCTTATGCAGGCGGTTTGCGCGAAGGCGATGTGCTACGGCAGCAAAGGGAAATCGATGAGCTGAATAAGAAACTGGCTCCTTTCAAGATATTCAAAGGCATTGAGTCGGACATCCTGGGCGATGGTTCACTGGACTATGACAGAGATATTCTGCAGACTTTCGACTTTATCGTGGCCAGTATTCATAGCAGCCTTAACATGGATGAGAAAAAAGCCACCGCACGATTGATAACGGCCATTGAGAATCCTTACACCACCATGCTAGGTCACCCAACAGGGCGGCTCCTGCTGCGCCGCGAAGGTTACCCGATCAACCATAAGATGGTGATTGATGCCTGTGCTGCTAACAACGTGATCATCGAGATCAATTCTAACCCATGGCGCCTCGACCTCGACTGGCGCTATGTGCAGTATGCCCTGGAAAAAGGCGTGATGCTAAGTATAAATCCTGATGCACATCACACCAATGGGTACGACGACATGAAGTATGGCGTATTGGTTGGCCGTAAAGGTGGCTTAACAAAGGACATGACTTTTAATGCCAAGCCGGTAGAGGAGGTAGAGAAGTACTTCAAGGAACGGAAGGAGAAGGTAAAGTAA
- a CDS encoding glycosyltransferase family 9 protein produces the protein MPKILILRFSSIGDIVLTTPVIRCIKQQVPGAEVHYCTKKAFHSIVANNPHVDKVHVLGDSLRELVRVLKAENFDYVVDLHNNLRTRIIKARLGKPSRSFNKLNYEKWLMVNFKRNRLPDVHIVQRYLDAAAALGVKDDGGGLDYFIPGQDQVDVNTLPVGFQNGYAAFAIGAQHFTKRLPTPRIIELCERLQQPVILLGGKEDAATGEEIAAHFAENPQATIIYNACGKYNLNGSASLVKQAEKVVSHDTGLMHIAAAFRKDIISVWGNTIPEFGMYPFRTKYKVLEVHGLSCRPCSKIGYSKCPKGHFKCMWDIPFGDLEIE, from the coding sequence ATGCCTAAAATACTCATACTTCGTTTTTCCTCCATTGGTGATATCGTGCTAACGACACCTGTTATCCGCTGCATTAAGCAGCAGGTGCCAGGGGCGGAGGTGCACTACTGTACCAAAAAAGCTTTCCATAGCATAGTTGCCAACAACCCACACGTGGACAAAGTACATGTACTTGGCGATAGCCTGCGTGAACTGGTACGGGTACTAAAAGCGGAGAACTTCGACTATGTGGTGGACCTGCATAATAACCTGCGCACCCGCATAATCAAGGCACGATTAGGCAAGCCGAGCCGTAGCTTTAATAAGCTAAACTACGAGAAATGGCTGATGGTAAATTTTAAGCGGAACCGCCTGCCTGACGTGCACATAGTGCAGCGTTATCTGGATGCAGCTGCTGCCTTAGGTGTCAAAGACGATGGAGGGGGGCTGGACTATTTTATACCTGGTCAGGACCAGGTAGATGTAAATACTTTACCAGTGGGCTTTCAGAATGGCTATGCGGCCTTTGCTATAGGAGCTCAGCATTTCACTAAACGCCTACCCACACCTCGTATTATAGAGTTGTGTGAGCGTCTGCAGCAGCCGGTTATATTACTAGGTGGTAAGGAAGATGCTGCTACCGGTGAAGAAATAGCTGCTCATTTTGCTGAGAATCCACAAGCAACTATCATCTACAATGCCTGCGGTAAGTACAACCTGAATGGCTCTGCCTCGTTGGTGAAGCAAGCAGAGAAGGTAGTAAGCCACGATACAGGGCTAATGCACATTGCAGCTGCCTTCCGTAAAGACATCATCAGTGTGTGGGGCAATACTATTCCGGAGTTTGGGATGTACCCTTTCCGCACTAAGTACAAAGTGTTGGAAGTACACGGCTTAAGCTGCCGCCCATGCTCCAAAATAGGTTATAGCAAGTGCCCTAAAGGCCATTTTAAGTGCATGTGGGATATACCGTTTGGTGATCTGGAAATAGAGTAA
- the serS gene encoding serine--tRNA ligase, whose protein sequence is MLQLTVLREQTEHVIAGLNKKNYKNAAEEVAALLELDQQRRQIQNEHDTLQSRANSLSKEIGMLMKNGEREKAESAKAETSELKQQTKSLAEQLSSLEDEIQKALYKLPNLPHESVPFGKSADDNEVVLEHGQIPQLHEGAQPHWELIQRYDIIDFELGNKVTGAGFPFYKKQGARLQRALINFFLDEAMKAGYIEVQPPILVNEASGYGTGQLPDKDGQMYHATADNLYLIPTAEVPITNMYRDEIVPVDQLPIKNTGHTPCFRREAGSWGADVRGLNRLHQFDKVEIVQITLPERSYEALEEMSSYIQGLLQKLELPYRVLRLCGGDMGFTSALTYDMEVYSAAQGRWLEVSSASNFETYQANRLKLRYKTESGKTQLLHTLNGSALALPRIVAAILENNQTPDGINMPKVLHPYLGFEKIG, encoded by the coding sequence ATGCTACAGCTAACAGTTTTAAGAGAGCAGACCGAGCATGTAATAGCCGGCCTGAACAAGAAAAACTACAAAAATGCGGCCGAGGAAGTAGCCGCTCTGCTGGAGCTCGATCAGCAGCGACGTCAGATCCAGAACGAGCATGATACACTTCAGAGCCGCGCCAATTCCTTATCCAAAGAAATCGGTATGCTGATGAAGAACGGTGAGCGTGAAAAAGCCGAGTCCGCCAAGGCCGAAACATCCGAACTGAAGCAGCAGACCAAATCACTAGCTGAGCAACTCTCCTCGTTAGAAGACGAAATTCAGAAAGCTCTTTATAAGTTACCTAACCTGCCGCACGAAAGCGTTCCATTTGGCAAAAGCGCAGATGACAACGAAGTTGTGCTAGAGCATGGCCAGATACCACAGCTGCACGAAGGAGCACAACCGCACTGGGAGCTTATTCAAAGATACGATATCATTGACTTTGAGTTGGGTAATAAAGTAACCGGCGCTGGTTTTCCGTTCTACAAGAAGCAAGGGGCACGTTTACAGCGAGCACTAATTAACTTCTTTTTAGATGAGGCCATGAAAGCAGGCTACATAGAAGTGCAGCCGCCTATATTGGTTAACGAGGCATCAGGTTACGGTACCGGCCAATTACCAGATAAGGACGGCCAGATGTATCATGCCACAGCAGATAATTTGTACCTTATCCCGACAGCTGAGGTTCCGATTACCAACATGTACCGCGATGAGATCGTTCCGGTTGACCAGCTGCCTATCAAAAATACAGGCCATACGCCATGCTTTAGACGTGAGGCGGGCTCCTGGGGTGCCGATGTACGTGGCCTGAACCGTTTGCACCAGTTTGATAAGGTAGAGATTGTTCAGATAACACTACCTGAAAGATCTTATGAGGCGCTGGAAGAAATGAGCAGCTACATCCAAGGGCTGTTGCAAAAACTGGAACTGCCTTACCGTGTGCTCCGCTTGTGTGGTGGCGATATGGGCTTTACCTCTGCCCTTACCTACGACATGGAAGTATACTCTGCTGCGCAAGGCCGCTGGCTGGAAGTAAGTTCTGCCTCTAACTTTGAGACATACCAGGCTAATCGCCTGAAATTGCGCTACAAAACTGAGTCTGGCAAAACACAGTTGCTGCACACGCTAAATGGTAGTGCTCTTGCCCTACCTCGTATTGTAGCCGCTATACTCGAAAACAACCAAACGCCAGATGGCATCAACATGCCGAAAGTATTGCACCCGTATCTGGGCTTTGAGAAAATTGGCTAG
- the rho gene encoding transcription termination factor Rho — translation MYKIEELKDRLLSELKEIAEQLGVKNFKKLSKQDLIYKILDQQAITPSEKISKKSNRTPQIEAADDVEATESAVAVEESMAEAPVAEAPEAARQERRPRSQVNNRREDRAQVAVPAEAPAKDHGSQNHRERLRRDNRSENKEENRNEGRDNRNNDNRGDRDNRYDSRSNDSRENRGNDSRESRSSNDRSNNDNTRRSNQQNTANTNNFKEFDGIILNEGVLELMQDGYGFLRSTHYNYLASPDDIYVSPSQIKLFGLKTGDTVKGQIRPPKEGEKYFALLKVETVNGRTTEEIRDRIPFQHLTPLFPEERLKLTTKPSQLSTRILDLFAPIGKGQRGMIVAQPKTGKTVLLKEIANAISENHPEVYLMILLIDERPEEVTDMARSVKAEVIASTFDEQAERHVKVSSIVLDKAKRMVECGHDVVILLDSITRLARAYNTVVPSSGKILSGGVDANALHKPKRFFGAARNVENGGSLTIIATALIDTGSKMDEVIFEEFKGTGNMELQLDRKLANRRVYPAIDVPASGTRREDLLMDRDELNRIWILRKFMSDMNSIEAMEFLKDRMKGTKSNEEFLISMNG, via the coding sequence ATGTACAAAATTGAAGAATTGAAAGATAGACTTCTTTCAGAACTCAAAGAAATTGCTGAGCAACTGGGCGTTAAGAATTTTAAAAAACTTAGCAAACAAGACCTTATTTACAAGATACTTGATCAACAAGCGATCACCCCTTCTGAAAAGATATCAAAAAAATCCAATAGAACCCCTCAAATTGAAGCTGCTGATGATGTAGAGGCAACTGAAAGTGCAGTTGCAGTGGAAGAAAGCATGGCAGAAGCACCCGTGGCCGAAGCACCGGAAGCAGCCAGACAGGAGCGACGTCCACGTAGTCAGGTTAATAACCGTCGCGAAGACAGGGCACAAGTTGCTGTTCCTGCTGAGGCTCCGGCCAAAGACCACGGCTCACAAAATCACCGCGAGCGCCTCCGCCGCGATAACCGTAGCGAGAACAAAGAGGAGAACCGCAACGAGGGTAGAGACAATCGTAACAACGATAACAGGGGGGATAGAGATAACCGCTACGACAGCCGCAGCAACGACAGCAGAGAAAACCGTGGTAACGATAGCAGAGAAAGTCGTAGCAGTAATGACCGTAGCAACAACGATAACACGCGTCGTAGTAATCAGCAAAACACCGCCAATACGAATAACTTTAAAGAGTTTGACGGTATAATCCTGAATGAGGGTGTGCTGGAGCTGATGCAGGATGGGTATGGTTTCCTTCGCTCTACGCACTATAACTACTTAGCCTCTCCGGATGATATCTATGTTTCTCCTTCGCAGATCAAGCTGTTTGGCTTGAAAACAGGAGATACTGTTAAAGGTCAGATTCGTCCGCCGAAGGAAGGTGAAAAATACTTTGCCCTATTGAAAGTAGAAACGGTAAACGGACGTACCACTGAGGAAATCCGTGATCGTATTCCATTCCAGCACTTAACTCCGCTATTCCCGGAAGAGCGCCTGAAATTAACTACAAAGCCAAGCCAACTTTCTACTCGTATCCTGGACCTGTTTGCCCCTATTGGTAAAGGCCAGCGCGGTATGATTGTGGCCCAGCCTAAAACAGGTAAAACTGTGTTGCTGAAAGAGATTGCTAATGCCATCTCTGAAAACCACCCGGAAGTATACCTGATGATTCTGCTGATTGACGAACGTCCTGAAGAGGTAACTGATATGGCTCGCAGCGTGAAAGCTGAGGTGATTGCTTCTACCTTTGATGAGCAGGCTGAGCGCCACGTAAAAGTATCCAGCATTGTACTGGATAAAGCTAAGCGCATGGTAGAATGTGGCCACGATGTGGTTATCTTGTTAGACTCTATCACTCGTCTGGCTCGTGCCTATAACACCGTAGTACCTTCTTCTGGTAAAATATTATCAGGTGGTGTGGATGCTAATGCCCTGCACAAGCCGAAGCGCTTCTTCGGTGCTGCCCGTAACGTTGAAAACGGAGGCTCCCTTACCATCATTGCCACTGCCCTTATCGACACTGGCTCTAAGATGGACGAGGTAATTTTTGAAGAATTCAAAGGTACCGGTAACATGGAACTGCAGCTGGACCGCAAGCTGGCAAACCGCAGAGTTTACCCAGCTATCGACGTTCCTGCATCCGGTACGCGTCGTGAGGATCTGCTGATGGACAGAGACGAGCTGAACCGTATCTGGATCCTGCGCAAGTTCATGTCAGATATGAATTCTATCGAAGCCATGGAGTTCCTGAAAGACAGAATGAAGGGCACCAAGAGCAACGAGGAGTTCCTGATCTCGATGAACGGGTAA
- a CDS encoding UbiA family prenyltransferase, translating into MKIATKYSTALTLMRIPFSVYLMPIFWFALSTLQQVDLWRAAAVFLILHVLVYPASNGYNSYYDRDEGSIGGLKNPPKPNRQLMLLVLLFDVLAVLSGLLLSPLFASFVALYLFISKAYSYEGIRLKKYPILSTFVVTFFQGAFTYIMVQVGVGLTLQQVLQEPNVWFALVSTLFLCGSYPLTQIYQHEEDSRRGDRTLSLILGVTGTYLFAAFSLLAGTGLLLWLYLTTSQVQNIFIFLLCTTPILFFYTGWVLRAQKDPHAVNYDNTMLMNKISSLSISTAFILMMVARVWLA; encoded by the coding sequence TTGAAAATAGCTACCAAGTATAGTACTGCCCTAACGCTGATGCGCATACCCTTTTCGGTGTATCTGATGCCGATTTTCTGGTTTGCACTTAGTACGCTACAGCAGGTAGACTTGTGGCGGGCAGCTGCGGTGTTCCTGATACTGCATGTACTGGTATACCCTGCCAGCAATGGCTATAACTCCTATTATGACCGTGACGAAGGAAGCATAGGAGGCTTAAAAAATCCTCCTAAACCTAACAGGCAGCTCATGCTCTTGGTGTTGCTGTTTGATGTGTTAGCGGTGTTGTCAGGTCTACTGCTGTCGCCACTCTTTGCTAGCTTTGTTGCTTTGTACCTCTTCATCTCCAAGGCCTACAGCTATGAGGGCATACGTCTAAAAAAGTATCCCATACTTAGCACATTTGTTGTTACGTTTTTTCAAGGAGCATTCACTTACATAATGGTGCAAGTGGGTGTGGGGCTAACCCTACAGCAGGTATTGCAAGAGCCTAACGTCTGGTTTGCCTTAGTAAGCACTTTGTTCCTTTGCGGCTCCTACCCCCTCACCCAGATTTACCAACACGAAGAAGACAGCCGCCGTGGCGACCGTACCCTGAGCTTGATTCTGGGTGTAACCGGCACCTATCTTTTTGCTGCATTTAGCCTATTAGCTGGTACAGGCTTACTGCTGTGGTTGTACCTTACTACTAGTCAAGTGCAAAACATCTTCATTTTCCTGCTCTGCACAACTCCTATCCTTTTCTTCTACACGGGTTGGGTACTGCGAGCGCAGAAAGATCCGCATGCTGTGAACTACGACAACACGATGCTGATGAACAAGATCTCATCGCTCAGCATAAGTACTGCGTTTATTTTGATGATGGTAGCGAGGGTGTGGTTAGCCTAA